DNA sequence from the Malus domestica chromosome 06, GDT2T_hap1 genome:
AAAGTGATCAGGAAATTTAGGGGTTCCTGAACAAAGTAAAACCGCTGTCTTGGTTGGAGGAGCAATGTCAATGTTGAATTTAACACACTTGATAAAAAATCTTTAACTCCCTATTTAACTAACTTCTTTTTTCTGCTACTTTAGGGCAGATATTCAGATAACTTCTCTGCTCTCTGTGTATGATGAACTCTGAATATAGCTTTCGGTTTACTAACTTAAATTGTTCAACTACAATCTCTATAATTGGTAAAATCCCTACGTAACTGCTACCCCAGAATTCGGTTGATGCCAACAATAAAAAGCATACTAATTTTGAGTATAATATTATGTAGATCTTATCATTATTCTTGTATTGAGGAGACAGGAGCCTTTGATagcgcacacacatatattaggAGCTAGAGAAGGCTTGCTAGGGTTTATGTTTCTGCAAAAACATATGTTTATTTTAAGTATATCAGTTTCAGAGGGTTTAAAACCATATAAGGCTATGTTAAATATTGCTTAAAAATTAGTTCAAATGGAATGATGATCAAATTGTTACTTATTATTATGGAGAAGTAAAATTAATTGTCTTGGCCAGATGTCAGAGTGTCGGCCGGTTTATTTCTTGTCTTGAAATTCTGTAAAAAGTAGGACTTCGGCTTTTGAACTGCAACTAATACAGTACTCGATCTATATTAGCGTACGTTCTCAATTATTTTGCTGAAAGGTTCCACTACTTTTCTTGATTATTGAGGTGCCCTCTTATGCACACATTTGTTGAAAGATTCCACTACTTGTCTTGATTATTGAGGAGCCCTTATGCACACATGTATATATgaagaactctctctctctctctctctctctctctctctctctctctctctatatatatatatatatatcaaactgCTACTTGAAATAAAGATGCAAAgagtaaatatatatgtaattatgtatatattatttttcattcatgtacATTATATTAGCGAAAACTAGTGCAACTTGGGGTTGTGAAAATCTCATTGCATTCTGTAGATATGTAGTGGTCCAggtcccttctctctctttctctctctctctctctctctctctctctctctctctctctctctctctctctctctctcgatgcATTCAGTGGATCGATGCCTTAAAGAACCTGTGCTTTGGTCCCTCCTTTACTCTTCTCTAGAAGGTCTAACCCTTCTATCCTTGCTCTCAAAATTGTACATACATATAtgctgctatatatatatatatatatatatatatatatatatatatatatatatatatatatatatatatcccaaCTGGTATACTGTAAACAGACGATAGCTTGCAGACCACAATTTTAGGAGCCGCATGACTGAAGATTACTGTTATGTACGTGTATAGATATAGCAAACTCTAGTATCTTACTAACTATTCAGACTTACTAATTATAAATATGCATGCCCCTTCTTAATCTCAAATTTTGCTCCAcacaaaatgaagaagaaactaAAACTGTTGCTAAATATTAAACTATGAGTACTACAAATATAGTTTTTGGTGAAGCAAATGTTAGCAAGTTAGTAAATTTGGTTTATTATCAGTAATTTTGTTAGGTTATTTTGGTATTTTTATTAGGGTTTCTAGTAGAATAAGTACATTAAGATTGCTTTCTTGCTTTTGCTAGGGTTTAGTTTAGTTTTCTTGTTTGTTTCATGGTTTAAGTTTTTGAAATTCACATCTTGTAATTTTATAAGAATTACGTCTAGTAAAATGTAAACTTTTCGAGTTATGTAGTTACTTTGACAATTTTGTagtgctttttatttttgtttgtagaATAAATCAGATCGTTTACAAttcgtttttcttttttatcatcCTTTGATTTGTCAAGATTCTTTTTGTAATAttgatatgttttatataactAAATCACTTATAGTACCatttagtttatatatatatatatatatatatgatttttatATGAATATTGCACTACAAATTTACATGTAGGGGAAAAAGATCGAAGAAACATTCTCTCCAACATTAATTAGGGTTTATGTATAGATAATTTTTTTCTGCTTTCTTGATTAAACTGGTAGCTAGGCATGCCTTCTTCAATTCATGCTATGTGGAATACACCAATAAAGCTATTTGTAGTTGCTGATAAGTGTGAGATGGTCCCCCTTCAAAATAATCGAAGATCTATACCTAGAGAACCTATTGCATAATATTATACGGTAAACTACGACCaaactttttcattaattaagtAGTGATTGTTCAGTCTGTGGTATGAACAAATTCTTGAAATTTTTATACTGTGGCTTGACAGATGGACGAGAAAGTATAGGTATCGTGAACACAAGTTATGCAATGTATAAATTTATGTGTTATAAAAGAGAGGACAATGGAGTTGATATGTCCTATATTTAGGACATTAGTAAAAACAAATTCACGTGTTATATTATATCATTTGAGTAGAATGATGATAACGCTATGTTGTCCTATTTCAGATACATAAAAGATTGGTCTAAATTAACGTGTTAGCGTATTCAGATGCCACGTGGCCATAAATGTGCCAtaccttttcctttttcattCCCATGCAATATGGTGTGGTAAAATCTAGTTAGCATCTTTTCTTTACCAAATGGTGGATTATTATTTTTAGAAGTttatattctctctctctctctctctctctctctctctctctctctctctctctctctctctctctctgcagcTAAGAGCCTCTAAGATGTTGAATTTGACAGGAAAATGAAGTACACAGCTTAGTAAGAAATTCAAGAGAGAGCATCATATATAATTTAGCAAGAGGTTCAAATCCCACTGTTGCATCCTGTTAGTCTGTCCTACTTCTTCTGTTTCTTGTTAATAAGTTTTCGACATTCAAGAACTAAATCTGATCTCAGCTTCTACGACCTCAGTTTTCAGTCTGATGTGAGTACAGTTCATCTTATGATCCTAATTATATCTTTCAAAATAGATTGATAAGAGGTAAAGGTAACTTAGGGTTTCCGGTAGTTTGAATTTGTATGATTTTTGTGAGAGTACATCAAGAAAAAACCTCATTACAAACTCTGATTTTCTACTAGCTTTTGCTCATCCTGTTAACTCTCAATTGTAAACAATTTATAAGTTCTTTAACTTCTTTGAAGATTAAAATGGTTCAACTcattaatcatatatatatatatatatatatgtgtgtgtgtgtgtgtgtatttatctTCTATAGTAGTTTGTGACCATTCTTTTTAATGCAACATCTGCTCAACTTCTCAGCACAATTTTCAGATTTGCATATGGAGGATCTCCTTAATAATTAGgggagcatatatatatatagatgcaAATAAATACTAGTATTGGAAACTTTGATGAGAAAATGTTTTCTTCCTCATCTATTGATCGGGAACTGAACAGtgattaatttaattagttCATGAAGCAATTTTCCATAAGATATAAACTCATATGGATTCCAAAAGAAATTAAGAATAATCATATGAATTCATGTAGTATATAACAGTTTATTATTTTTCCcctttaatttttattcttgtttttttcAGTTGGATCTTTGGAGTTGAGCGATCGGAgaatttctttccatttccgcAAAAAAAGGAGCAATTGAAAGAAGGGCGAGATTACTATAATCAGAAATACTACAATGATAACAAATTCAAGGGACAAGGGTTTCCAAGCAAAGCAAGAGggccacaacaacaacaataacaatgaCGGGAGCAACAATAGTAGTTTTCATAAGGCATCATCATCAAGTACTACTACTTCAAGGCAATGGTCTGGATTTAGAAATCCAAGGATCGTACGTGTTTCGCGTACTTTCGGTGGGAAAGATAGGCACAGCAAGGTTTCCACAGTGAGGGGATTGAGGGACAGGAGAATTAGGCTTTCAGTACCAACGGCCATTCAATTATATGATCTTCAAGATAGGCTTGGTCTTAGCCAACCTAGCAAGGTAATAGACTGGCTGCTTGACATTACGGAACAAGATATCGATAAGCTCCCTCCACTTCAAGTTCCTCATGGATTTGgtcatcaatttcatcaacCAATGCTAAATCCTCATCAAGTTAGTAATTCTCTTGTTGCTCCTTTCTTTGATGTAAATTCTACTTTTATGGAGGCAGACCAAGTTGATCATCAAGAAGTTCGTGATCAAGCAAAAGGCAAGTCGATCAAGACAAACGACGGACAAGATGATCAAAATCGTCATGATCACGAAGGAAATGTTGGACAACTCTTAGCTCAAAAGCTATTTCCCATAGGCTCTTCTTCCATACCTGGCATGCTAAATAATGCAATGGCATACAACTACTATCACAACTATTCAGAGCCTTCAACGCTATCTCTAGCGCAGTTTGGTAGCCATGGATTTCCACAAGTACCACAATTAGATCAGCATCATAGTCACATGATGAGTACTAATGCCTTATCATTTTCAACTCCAATGCCATCTGTTTCTCAATTATTCTTCCGTCCACCTACAGCAACACCGATGCTTTTCGGTTCATATCCTCCATATATTACCAATCCAATAGTGGAGGGTACTAGTACTGCTACCGATCAGCCTCGACAAGCCAACCATTTCCAATTTTTGAGCTCACCAAGtaattcacaaaatttcctaGCTAACAATGCTCTCATGCCTCCTCTTCATTCAGTTAGCTCATCCTTGAAATCCTTTCCATCATTGGTTCATCCCAAGCAGCAGCTCCATTTGAATTCACAAAATAACAATGGAAGCCAACCAAATAAAGACGTTCCATAACTTATTAGCCTCATTGCAAGTAAGTTCGTATACCTTAGTTGTTGATCTCGTGATCTTGGAACATCTATCTATTTATATCATGCATCGATTTACACAACAGACGGGAGATGGAAACTGATGAACCGTGACATGCATAGATGTGTTGGCTGGAGGAGCAAAGCAATTGATTATTTCGGCACAAGTTATAGCTAGAAAAAGTCTATCTCCTCTGGTTTTATTTCCTGCACTACTTTCCTCCATCTCTCTCTGCGAAGGCGACAAGAATTAATATTGAATAACTTTGTAAGTATGGCAATGTTATATGTAGACATTTGCTTACTAGTGATTCATTAGAGTGCTTATAATCTTAAATACTATACTCTATCCTATACACATTAATCCATCGATATATATGTGTGAGGTCAGATATCCACAGTATTGCATTCGTGTATATATTGCACGtacacatgtgtgtgtgtgtgtgtgtgtgtgtgagagagagagagagagagagagagagagagagagagagatccaaTGAGATTATAATTATAGTCTCAGTGCTGGGGATCATATGCATGAGCaatgattattaattaagtcATGGTAAGGGGGAAAAAAAAGAGATATAGAACATGAACTTCTCAATTTAATGGGGTATATGTAATGTGTGTGTTGGTACGATTAGGTCTACTATATTCTTAGTTTTCTGTTGATGAAAGACCTGGATTTTATATATTAGATCATCAACAAATAATAACTATAGTAATGTAATTACAGTGGTTGTGGTAAGGTTATATATTGTTGATTTAGAAGGTTTCTCCTTTGCCAGTCTTGGACATGCGTATGTTTGTCCGATAATGACATGAAAGAATAGAAAGAAGTAGTgaacataaattaaaaaaagttgGCCAAGAGTGGAATGGTCTTTTCTATATATgggtatgtatatatatactacTGTGTACTAATACTCATACTACGTACTACATATAATCCACATTTAATATGTAGTTCCTTTCAGAGATATACATTACTAAAGAACTTGATAACTTGGGATGAAAAGTGAGAAAATCCGCCGATTTCACACATAATTTGGTGGATATCTAAGCAACGTATGAGTAAGAATTTAATTATGTATTCTTCATGTGTTCTTTTTAGTATGCAATGCCAAAAGTATCAAATTATTAGTTGATAATCTATGGTTTAGCTACTAGCAAGTAGCTGCGGGATTGATATTAATATAATGTTGCCATTGTCATCCGTGTTaggatatatatattaagtaagTTATAAAACCGGGAGAGAGAAAACATGTTAAACTTGATCTGCATAAGTAAATCAGTCAAGGTGATGTGTTTTTTAGCTTGATATTGGCTAGGAGTACGAACTATGATATCCACATCTCTTCAAGAACCAATTAATACAAAAGACCATGTTTAATAAGAGCTAAGGTTCTACGTTTATTAGAGAGGTGGTACAATGTGATGATATATAGTAACACGTCTTGAGTTCGATCGGATGATCAATTAGCTTGTGCGTACTCTTTATGCCAATGCCCTACCCCTACGTAATGCATCACATGCTCGTTAAGATCATATATACGTGCTTGTGTACAGCAAAGCAGAATCATATTTGTTGGCTGATTTTGGTTAATTATATACAGGAAATCTTGGAGATGTTGGCCATGGccatatatatgcatatgtatatgtattatgtattatgtatatatatgccgCGCTGACATGCTATGCTGTGATGTTTATATATGTGGGTACAATGTGGAATGATATATAATCAACAGCACGTAATCCTGGAGCCAAACCTGTGATCACTATTCTTAGGATTTGCTGCTAAAACTATAGCTCAATcctcatgaatcatgatgaccAACTTACGTCCATTAATATTGAAGGATTCTGATTACTAATTGTGAGTCCTGACATATCTACTTAATTTGTAGGAACATATTATAAACGTATGCAGTGTATTATATATAGCCAGAAACATGTACCACTGTTTGCCTCTTTACGCATGTGGGTGCATGTTTAATTGTATTGCACTCAATAATATATCAAGGATGATGCTAGGGAAACTATATTTGTAGACTAAATAATGTGTCGCCATAtagaatgagcacgtttataacgcttaagtaataatccaatcatcaattttcatgtcatttagtttacaatattttatctacaaatttagtctccctatcATTATCCATATATTAATGCTtcgaaaaatgaagaaaaagtaAACTTAGAATGAATGGAAAGTGGCATGCATAATCTAATTGAGGAGAGAAACTTGTTTACAACGAAAATGTCATGTGACGGTATTTAAGTCATATTATGTATTGTTATgtgtttaaaattttttatatgACATTACGTGATTAATTTCGAGGCATCTTTGTTGCACATGAACGTCGAGCTCTTCTTaaagatctctctctctctctctctctctcgggcATTCTGGAATGCATGCCAAACTACTTCTATAGACTTTAACCATATGCATGCATTAACCTTATACATGTCTAAAGCAGAGCTAGCAAACTACATTAGCAACTTAACTGCACGAGTATATATAATCCAATTCCTATAACCTACCAGAttcgtggttttttttttcttttcttcttttcaaattAATTTCATGAATGAATAATCTTAATTTTGGCACACGAGAGCCGAGCTAGAAAGGATAGCCCACAAGTCTAATTGTTTCCCTTCATCTGTGCACCCTCCTTTTGAAGCAATAAAGATTATAATAATAAGCATGGATGACTACGCAcaaatgaaaaaggaaaaacaagaaaaacactGGTTAATTATTGTTTAAATTAGTTTCGAAAATAAATCTGCAGTTCTTCAGAGAATGAAAAGGAAAGAACACGAGTCCACAGGCAGAGAGGACTGAATTAGAAGGCAGACTCTGCGTCTCTCAGGCTCAGCGCAGCAGCTGCAGCTAGCCATGTCAGAAGATCCAAGAAGCATTAAATAAGGGCACCCAACCCCAGTTCCCTGCCTTTTatatggacaaggattgtctgcccttcactTCCGGTGTCCTTTTCGTGCCTTCCTGTTTGTGTagttacggttaagtcacgtcaacattttatattactattcatttttgtcttattatatctataaaatatatatatatataatattgacgttgcttaaccgtgaccacacaaaacaagagggcacggaaagggcaccggaagtgaagagcagacaatccttgtccctttTATATTATGTAGGTGCCATTATGCAAAAAGGCTCACCCAGTACCAGTTGTGGTCCTCTACCCTCAACAGTGTGGAGCACGGGTAAAAATTCTACTATTCTCCCATGTATGGCATGCACTGGATAAATAGAGTGTTGGATATATAGCTAAAGGTCCAGAAGTCAAGGATTCAACGGATGCTGGTGTATAGGATAGTGTTTAAGGTTTCATTAGCgcatagggtttagggttacgaatacaaaataaaaaagagataaTTAGTAGCGTGGTTAGTCTATTCGACTAAAACAGTTCGTATAATGTACCAAACGAGGAGTACATATATCTAGCATGCATGGACATGAATGCACAagaaacttttcttcttttctaattattatttttactgtTGGAAATACATAAGGATGGAGGCAAATGGAAGGTGTGTACAGGCATGCTGATAGGTACTCCTACTAAGATTTATGGAATTTTTTGTGGTCCTCAACGTTCTACACGCTGCCCTAGGTCAAGGATCATATTTGATCAATGGTCTCTTACTCAAATTCTCAAATTGGTTTTTAACATTCCCTTTTCAATTTGGGTATTATTTGAATGGCTGAGATTCAAAACAAATTAAGCTCCATCCTAGCAAAATATTTGTCAACTTTTCTTTTGTGtaactaatatttttttgttacatTTGATAGAACTGAATTCTAAATTTATTGTATTCTTAGCTCATTGTTCTTGTATTCGACAACCGAATTATGTAGGCTGTTCGACTCATtcacaaacaaaataaattttttatatttaggtATCACTTAACCGCATTATACAACCTCTAATACAAAAATCACACTTCTTTGTTAAAGGTATAACAATCCACCTGGTTCGACTGTCGAAACTCAAGATTTCTCCATTGCTCCACCTCCTCGATCACCATTTTCTTTATATTTGATTGCAAACAGAACCAACAAggcaacaattaaaaaaaaaggttataaAGTTTCACAGTTAGGCCCAACTTATGCAC
Encoded proteins:
- the LOC103437897 gene encoding transcription factor TCP5-like, which translates into the protein MITNSRDKGFQAKQEGHNNNNNNDGSNNSSFHKASSSSTTTSRQWSGFRNPRIVRVSRTFGGKDRHSKVSTVRGLRDRRIRLSVPTAIQLYDLQDRLGLSQPSKVIDWLLDITEQDIDKLPPLQVPHGFGHQFHQPMLNPHQVSNSLVAPFFDVNSTFMEADQVDHQEVRDQAKGKSIKTNDGQDDQNRHDHEGNVGQLLAQKLFPIGSSSIPGMLNNAMAYNYYHNYSEPSTLSLAQFGSHGFPQVPQLDQHHSHMMSTNALSFSTPMPSVSQLFFRPPTATPMLFGSYPPYITNPIVEGTSTATDQPRQANHFQFLSSPSNSQNFLANNALMPPLHSVSSSLKSFPSLVHPKQQLHLNSQNNNGSQPNKDVP